CAAAGAGTACATTCGCGCCATGCAGAAGATTCACCAGAATTTCATGATCTCGGCGAATTCTTTTGTTCAATACGCCGGCATCGCGGCGCTCAAGGAGGCGGGGCGGGATTTGGAGCGGATGCGGAATGAATTCAAAAGACGGCGGGAGGCCATGCTTTCGGGTTTGAGGGGTCTCGGGTTCAAAATCGGCTATAATCCGGAAGGGGCCTTTTATGTTCTTGTGGATGTCAGACACCTCTCAAAGGATTCCTACAAACTGGCCTTTGACGTTCTCGACAAAGCCCATGTGGCCATAACCCCGGGGATCGACTTTGGATCGGGAGGAGAGGGGCGCTTGCGTTTTTCTTACGCCGTTTCGGTGGAGAAAATAGAGGAAGGTTTGCATCGTTTAAAAAATTATCTCCATGCTTGAAATCCTCCCGGCAGAACCTGACGACCTCGATGCCGTCATGGCGATTGAAAATCTCTCTTTTGCCTGTCCCAAATCGCGTCTGTTGATCGAGTCCGAACTGGGGCAGAACGCCTCGCGGTTTTACGCGGCGAAACTCGGGGGCAATATTGTCGGGTTCATCGTTTTTTGGGTGGTGGCCGACGAGATCCAGTTGATCGACATCGCCGTTCATCCCGATGGGCGCCGTCAAAAGATCGGTTCAAAACTTTTCCAATTCATGATCGACTATGGTAGAAGACACGACCTGAAAACCGTTTATCTCGAGGTCCGCCCGTCAAACAAAGAGGCAATGGGGTTTTACGGGAGCTTCGGGTTTAAAGATGCCGGCGTCAGAAAAGGGTATTATCCCGATGGTGAAGATGCCGTGCTGATGAAATTATGTATTCCCTCCTGAAAAAATTTCTTTTCTCCCTCGAACCGGAAACGGCGCACGGGCTGGTTAAAAATCTGGGTTGTGTCGCGCCCAAATTTTTTTTCCGTGCGACGACAAGCGTCAGGGACTCGAGGCTGAACGGGCGGATCGGGTCGGTGACCGTCGACAACCCCATCGGCCTTGCCGCCGGGTTTGACAAGAACGGAGAGATGATTCCCCTCATGCGGGCCCTTGGCTTCGGCTTTCTGGAGCTGGGGTCGGTGACGCTCAACCCCTGCCTCGGCAATTCAAAGCCGCGCCTCTTCCGCCTTCCGGCGGACGAGTCGCTCATCAACCGGCTGGGGCTTCCCAATGCCGGCGCCGATCATTTTTTAAAGAATGTCAAAAAAAAGCAGTGGGGTATTCCTCTCGGCATCAACATCGCCAAGACGCCGTTTGTCAGCCATGCCGGAACTCCGCCGGCACAGACCCGAAAGGCGGTTGAAGAGTATGTGCGGACTTTTACGCGGATCGGTCATCTGGGGGCCTATGTCGTCCTGAACTTGAGTTGTCCCAATACGGGGGATGGAAAAACATTCGAAGACCCAAAGGCATTCAGCCTCCTTGCAAGGGGGATTGCCGAGGCGCGGCGCGACACGGGAAACGGGAGGCCGGTTCTCGTCAAGATATCGCCCGACACCGAAAAGAAGGAGCTTAAAGGGCTCATCGAAGAGGCGGAAAAATGGGGCTTTGACGGCTATGTGGTCGGCAACTCCACCGCCAAACGGCCACACCTTTATGCCTCTCACCAAACCCTTAAAAAAATCGGACCGGGCGGCCTGACCGGCAGGGCGCTGGCCGGGTTGGCGAATCACCAGTTGAAAAATGTCCGGGAAATCGCGGGGCCGGGCACACTGATCATCGGGGTCGGGGGGATTCTGTCGTTTAAGGACCTGGTGGCCAAATTGAGCCTCGGCGCCGCGTTTTTTCAGGTTTATACCGGCCTTGTTTATCGCGGCCCCTGGTTTGTCAAATCGTTAAACCGCGATCTGGCGGCCCTCTGCGCCCGGCATGGCGTGAAGAATTATCTTGAACTTAGGGGTTTAAAAGAAATAGTTTCTGGTTTATAATCAAAATACAGGGCTTTTTGTATGCTATCTTCACAGGTGCTTGTCCTTAACCGTTCCTTTTTGCCTGTCCATGTCACCACGGTGCGTCACGCCATCTGCATGCTTTACCGCGGCATCGCCAAGGTGGTTGACCGTGAATACGAATTATTCGATTTTCGAAGCTGGATGGAGCTTTCGGTGGCCGTCAACGACGAATCCATCGGGATGATCGGCAGGGCGATCCGCGTGCCCCGGGTGGTGATGCTCCATCTCTACGACCGTCTCCCCAAAAGGCCGGTCCGGTTTTCACGGCTCAACGTCTACATCCGCGACCACAATACCTGCCAATATTGCGGCCGGTCGTTCCAGCGCCCCCAACTGAACCTCGATCATATCATTCCGGTCTCGGTGGGGGGGAAGACCGAC
This sequence is a window from Deltaproteobacteria bacterium. Protein-coding genes within it:
- the rimI gene encoding ribosomal protein S18-alanine N-acetyltransferase, producing MLEILPAEPDDLDAVMAIENLSFACPKSRLLIESELGQNASRFYAAKLGGNIVGFIVFWVVADEIQLIDIAVHPDGRRQKIGSKLFQFMIDYGRRHDLKTVYLEVRPSNKEAMGFYGSFGFKDAGVRKGYYPDGEDAVLMKLCIPS
- a CDS encoding quinone-dependent dihydroorotate dehydrogenase, which encodes MYSLLKKFLFSLEPETAHGLVKNLGCVAPKFFFRATTSVRDSRLNGRIGSVTVDNPIGLAAGFDKNGEMIPLMRALGFGFLELGSVTLNPCLGNSKPRLFRLPADESLINRLGLPNAGADHFLKNVKKKQWGIPLGINIAKTPFVSHAGTPPAQTRKAVEEYVRTFTRIGHLGAYVVLNLSCPNTGDGKTFEDPKAFSLLARGIAEARRDTGNGRPVLVKISPDTEKKELKGLIEEAEKWGFDGYVVGNSTAKRPHLYASHQTLKKIGPGGLTGRALAGLANHQLKNVREIAGPGTLIIGVGGILSFKDLVAKLSLGAAFFQVYTGLVYRGPWFVKSLNRDLAALCARHGVKNYLELRGLKEIVSGL
- a CDS encoding HNH endonuclease, giving the protein MLSSQVLVLNRSFLPVHVTTVRHAICMLYRGIAKVVDREYELFDFRSWMELSVAVNDESIGMIGRAIRVPRVVMLHLYDRLPKRPVRFSRLNVYIRDHNTCQYCGRSFQRPQLNLDHIIPVSVGGKTDWENVVCSCVECNIQKGGRLPEAAGMRLLRTPIKPHWSMFLRFMAKPVHYEEWRPYLSVVDYSYWNLELKE